From a region of the Malania oleifera isolate guangnan ecotype guangnan chromosome 12, ASM2987363v1, whole genome shotgun sequence genome:
- the LOC131144969 gene encoding nudix hydrolase 15, mitochondrial-like — MISILRRVSKSMANTPSSSLSTSPPLYHDGSQRLAVLARQLRLYKPPPQTPPSDDDTDDIEEQRIEESARKVLSQVGFAESATSIVPERFRPKRAAVLICLFEGNHGDLRVILTKRSSQLSTHSGEVSLPGGKAEEGDADDSQTATREAKEEIGLDPSLVDVVTVLEPFLSKHLLRVVPVIGILSNKNEFKPTPNTSEVEVVFDAPLEMFLKDENRKEEEREWMGMKYLIHIFDYEVDNKKFVIWGLTAGILIRAASIVFQRPPAFLEQKPKYRVPRYVKKDTEMP; from the exons ATGATTTCAATTCTGAGAAGGGTATCAAAATCAATGGCGAACACCCCTTCATCATCATTATCAACATCGCCGCCGCTTTATCATGACGGATCACAGAGACTTGCAGTCTTAGCTAGGCAGCTCCGTCTGTACAAGCCACCGCCGCAAACGCCGCCTTCAGATGACGACACAGACGACATTGAAGAACAACGCATCGAAGAAAGTGCGAGAAAGGTGTTATCCCAAGTGGGCTTTGCGGAATCTGCGACCTCAATTGTGCCCGAACGATTCAGACCGAAGAGAGCCGCCGTTCTTATATGTCTTTTTGAAGGGAATCATGGTGATCTTCGAGTCATCCTCACGAAACGGTCTTCGCAGCTCTCCACTCACTCGG GAGAAGTTTCATTGCCAGGAGGAAAAGCAGAAGAAGGAGACGCAGATGATAGCCAGACTGCAACGAGAGAGGCAAAGGAGGAGATTGGGTTGGATCCTTCGCTTGTTGATGTTGTCACTGTTCTTGAACCCTTCTTGTCTAAG CATCTCCTGAGAGTAGTACCCGTTATTGGCATACTTTCtaataaaaatgaatttaagCCCACTCCAAACACCTCTGAAGTGGAAGTGGTATTTGATGCTCCATTGGAAATGTTTCTCAAG GATGAGAATcggaaagaagaagagagagagtggaTGGGAATGAAGTACCTGATTCATATCTTTGATTATGAAGTTGACAATAAGAAGTTTGTGATATGGGGTCTCACTGCTGGAATCCTGATTAGGGCTGCATCGATTGTGTTCCAGCGGCCACCAGCATTTCTGGAGCAGAAGCCTAAGTACAGGGTTCCTAGATATGTGAAGAAAGATACAGAAATGCCTTGA